The Phyllopteryx taeniolatus isolate TA_2022b chromosome 17, UOR_Ptae_1.2, whole genome shotgun sequence genome window below encodes:
- the LOC133466974 gene encoding enkurin-like — translation MAGELYPHESIHNFIERTVIIEKPQRYVSKFRPTVLEENRSTNYTKTMGPTKLEVPIPANYLKKHSKEPKLPEIKQVKGHYPCTAKKPGIPTGPFLPPVSTPTKRKTTTTKGAKQTPCVVDTNKGHKEYHNRNSGLVPVYIWKKDYGEVPNYLMRRKAKHQKALEEYNMNLKKQEQHETMKYLSDKECQAIIEDLKQKYNELNAEYLRLPFMIDTPSMKNRKVRLEVEMKQLEDDIKLLNRLESICKNK, via the exons ATGGCTGGAGAGTTGTACCCACATGAGTCCATTCACAATTTCATTGAGAGGACTGTTATCATCGAGAAGCCACAAAG GTATGTGTCAAAGTTCAGGCCGACGGTTCTCGAAGAGAATCGGTCAACAAACTACACGAAAACGATGGGCCCAACCAAACTAGAGGTGCCCATCCCGGCCAATTACCTGAAAAAGCACTCCAAAGAACCCAAACTACCTGAGA TCAAACAGGTCAAGGGTCATTACCCCTGTACAGCGAAGAAACCGGGCATCCCTACAGGGCCATTTCTGCCGCCAGTTAGCACCCCGACGAAGAGGAAGACCACCACAACGAAGGGAGCCAAACAGACTCCGTGTGTCGTTGACACAAACAAGGGACACAAGGAGTACCATAATAGAAACTCGGGACTTGTTCCTGTGTACATATGGAAAAAG GATTATGGAGAAGTACCAAACTATCTGATGCGGCGCAAAGCAAAGCATCAAAAGGCACTGGAAGAATACAACATGAATCTGAAAAAGCAGGAGCAGCACGAAACCATGAAGTACCTTTCCGACAAGGAATGTCAGGCCATCATTGAG GACCTAAAGCAGAAATACAATGAGCTGAATGCAGAGTACCTGCGCCTCCCATTTATGATAGACACCCCGTCCATGAAGAATCGTAAGGTGCGTCTGGAGGTGGAAATGAAGCAGCTGGAGGATGACATTAAACTCCTTAATAGGTTGGAGTCCATCTGCAAAAACAAGTAG